Proteins co-encoded in one Medicago truncatula cultivar Jemalong A17 chromosome 8, MtrunA17r5.0-ANR, whole genome shotgun sequence genomic window:
- the LOC11434027 gene encoding disease resistance protein RUN1 isoform X1, translating to MDMRNPRSKPQSKWTYDVFINFRGADTRKTFISHLYTALTNAGINTFLDNENLQKGKELGPELIRAIQGSQIAIVVFSKNYVHSRWCLSELKQIMECKANDGQVVMPVFYCITPSNIRQYAVTRFSETTLFFDELVPFMNTLQDASYLSGWDLSNYSNESKVVKEIVSQVLKNLDNKYLPLPDFQVGLEPRAEKSIRFLRQNTRGVCLVGIWGMGGIGKSTIAKVIYNDLCYEFENQSFLANIREVWEKDRGRIDLQEQFLSDILKTRKIKVLSVEQGKTMIKQQLRAKRILAVLDDVSELEQFDALCQRNSVGPGSIIIITTRDLRVLNILEVDFIYEAEELNASESLELFCKHAFRKAIPTQDFLILSRDVVAYCGGIPLALEVLGSYLFKRKKQEWRSVLSKLEKIPNDQIHEILKISFDGLKDRMEKNIFLDVCCFFIGKDRAYVTKILNGCGLNADIGITVLIERSLIKVEKNKKLGMHALLRDMGREIVRESSPEEPEKHTRLWCHEDVVNVLADYTGTKAIEGLVMKLPKTNRVCFDTIAFEKMIRLRLLQLDNVQVIGDYKCFPKHLRWLSWQGFPLKYTPENFYQKNLVAMELKHSNLAQVWKKPQLIEGLKILNLSHSKNLKRTPDFSKLPNLEKLIMKDCQSLLEVHPSIGDLKNLLMLNLKDCTSLGNLPREIYQLRRVETLILSGCSKIDKLEEDIVQMESLTTLMAANTGVKQPPFSIVRSKSIGYISLCGYEGLSHHVFPSLIRSWISPTMNSLPRIPPFGGMSKSLFSLDIDSNNLALVSQSQILNSCSRLRSVSVQCDSEIQLKQEFGRFLDDLYDAGLTEMRTSHALQISNLTMRSLLFGIGSCHIVINTLRKSLSQGLATNFGDSFLPGDNYPSWLAYKGEGPSVLFQVPEDRDSCMKGIALCVLYSSTPENLATESLASVLIINYTKFTMQIYKRDTIMSFNDEDWQGIVSNLGVGNNLEIFVAIGHGFTVKETAVYLIYDQSIATEVEPSSTIEVDPSTSTNIEPLYEVEVQSSLSVKLEASIEEQLQPSLDVKTEPSAEEDVQPSPNVKTEPSAEEEVQPSPNVKMEPSLVVKNEPLPNTNRKIFTRLAKRVGECLCMNQNVYA from the exons ATGGATATGCGAAATCCTCGATCGAAACCCCAAAGCAAATGGACATACGATGTGTTCATCAATTTCAGGGGGGCAGACACTCGTAAGACGTTCATTTCTCATCTCTATACTGCTCTCACAAATGCTGGAATCAATACTTTTCTTGATAATGAAAATCTTCAAAAGGGAAAGGAGCTGGGACCAGAATTAATTCGAGCAATACAAGGTTCTCAGATAGCCATCGttgttttctccaaaaactACGTTCATTCTAGATGGTGTCTCAGTGAACTCAAACAAATCATGGAATGCAAAGCAAATGATGGTCAGGTTGTTATGCCAGTATTTTATTGTATTACCCCTTCGAATATACGTCAATATGCTGTCACAAGATTTTCTGAGACAACACTGTTCTTTGATGAGTTAGTTCCATTTATGAATACACTCCAGGATGCTTCGTATTTGTCTGGTTGGGATTTGAGTAATTACAG TAATGAAAGCAAAGTTGTGAAGGAAATTGTTTCCCAAGTTTTGAAAAATCTAGACAATAAATACTTACCTCTGCCAGATTTTCAAGTTGGATTAGAACCCCGTGCGGAAAAGTCGATTCGATTTTTAAGACAAAATACAAGAGGAGTTTGTTTAGTAGGGATTTGGGGGATGGGGGGGATTGGCAAAAGCACTATTGCCAAAGTCATCTACAATGATCTTTGTTatgaatttgaaaatcaaaGCTTCCTTGCTAATATTAGAGAAGTTTGGGAGAAAGATAGGGGCAGAATCGATTTACAAGAACAATTTCTTTCAGATATCCTCAAAACAAGAAAGATAAAGGTGCTTAGTGTTGAGCAAGGAAAAACTATGATCAAGCAACAACTTCGCGCAAAACGCATACTTgctgtacttgatgatgttagTGAGCTTGAACAATTTGATGCACTCTGCCAACGAAATAGTGTTGGTCCAGGAAGTATAATAATCATCACAACCAGAGATCTGCGTGTACTTAATATCCTTGAAGTTGATTTTATCTATGAAGCAGAGGAATTGAATGCTAGTGAGTCCCTTGAGCTTTTCTGTAAACATGCTTTTCGGAAGGCGATTCCAACACAAGACTTCCTTATTCTCTCAAGAGATGTAGTTGCCTATTGTGGTGGAATACCACTAGCTCTTGAAGTCCTTGGATCTTACTTGTTCAAGAGGAAAAAACAAGAGTGGCGGAGTGTATTATCAAAGCTAGAAAAGATACCCAATGATCAAATACACGAGATACTAAAAATAAGCTTTGATGGTTTAAAGGATCGTATGGAAAAGAATATATTTCTTGATGTCTGCTGTTTCTTTATCGGTAAGGATAGAGCTTATGTTACAAAGATACTAAATGGTTGTGGACTTAATGCTGATATTGGAATAACAGTGTTGATAGAGAGAAGCCTCATAAAagttgaaaagaataaaaagcTTGGAATGCATGCTTTGCTACGAGACATGGGAAGGGAAATTGTTCGTGAAAGTTCACCGGAGGAGCCTGAAAAGCATACCCGATTGTGGTGCCATGAGGACGTAGTTAATGTACTGGCAGACTATACC GGAACAAAAGCCATCGAGGGATTGGTTATGAAGTTGCCAAAGACCAATAGAGTTTGCTTTGATACAATTgcttttgagaaaatgattagATTGAGATTGTTGCAACTTGATAATGTACAAGTCATCGGAGATTACAAGTGTTTTCCAAAGCATCTGAGATGGCTTTCTTGGCAAGGATTTCCATTAAAATACACCCCAGAAAACTTTTATCAGAAAAATCTAGTAGCTATGGAGTTAAAACACAGTAATCTCGCACAAGTCTGGAAGAAGCCTCAG ttGATAGAGGGGCTGAAGATCCTAAATCTCAGTCATTCTAAGAACTTGAAAAGAACCCCTGACTTTTCAAAATTACCAAACCTAGAAAAGCTAATTATGAAGGATTGTCAAAGTTTGCTGGAGGTACACCCGTCCATTGGAGATCTCAAGAATCTTCTTATGTTAAATTTGAAGGACTGTACGAGTCTTGGCAATCTCCCAAGAGAGATCTATCAATTGAGAAGAGTGGAAACTCTCATCCTTTCTGGTTGTTCAAAGATTGACAAATTGGAAGAAGATATAGTGCAAATGGAATCCTTGACAACTCTAATGGCAGCAAATACTGGAGTCAAACAACCACCATTTTCGATAGTGAGATCAAAAAGCATTGGATATATATCTCTATGTGGATATGAAGGATTATCACATCATGTTTTTCCTTCTCTCATTAGGTCTTGGATATCACCAACAATGAATTCCTTACCACGCATTCCCCCTTTTGGTGGCATGTCAAAGTCTCTTTTTTCCTTGGATATAGATAGCAATAATCTGGCTTTGGTCTCTCAATCACAAATACTTAACAGTTGTTCAAGACTTAGAAGTGTTTCGGTACAATGTGATTCAGAGATTCAACTGAAGCAAGAATTCGGAAGATTTCTTGATGATCTATATGATGCAGGTCTTACTGAAATGAGAACATCACATGCATTACAAATTTCGAATCTTACCATGAGATCCCTTTTGTTTGGTATCGGAAGTTGCCACATTGTCATCAACACTCTTCGCAAGAGCTTATCACAG GGATTGGCAACCAATTTTGGTGATTCTTTCCTTCCGGGTGACAATTATCCTTCTTGGCTAGCCTATAAAGGTGAAGGACCTTCAGTACTTTTCCAAGTGCCCGAGGATCGTGATTCTTGCATGAAGGGAATAGCTTTATGCGTTCTTTATTCATCAACACCTGAAAATTTGGCAACTGAAAGTCTCGCTAGCGTCTTGATCATTAATTACACAAAATTCACTATGCAGATTTACAAACGAGACACAATAATGTCGTTTAATGATGAAGATTGGCAAGGCATAGTGTCAAATTTAGGAGTTGGTAACAATTTGGAGATTTTTGTAGCTATTGGGCATGGATTTACTGTTAAGGAAACTGCTGTTTATCTAATATATGATCAATCTATTGCTACGGAAGTTGAGCCTTCAAGTACTATTGAAGTTGACCCATCAACTAGCACAAATATTGAGCCATTGTATGAAGTGGAAGTGCAATCATCACTTAGTGTGAAATTGGAGGCATCGATCGAAGAGCAACTACAACCATCACTTGATGTGAAAACAGAGCCATCAGCTGAAGAGGATGTGCAACCATCTCCTAATGTGAAAACAGAACCATCAGCTGAAGAGGAAGTACAACCATCACCCAATGTGAAAATGGAACCATCACTTGTTGTCAAGAATGAACCATTACCAAACACAAATAGAAAAATCTTTACAAGACTTGCAAAGAGAGTGGGagaatgtttatgcatgaaccAGAATGTTTATGCTTAA
- the LOC11434027 gene encoding disease resistance protein RPV1 isoform X2 has translation MDMRNPRSKPQSKWTYDVFINFRGADTRKTFISHLYTALTNAGINTFLDNENLQKGKELGPELIRAIQGSQIAIVVFSKNYVHSRWCLSELKQIMECKANDGQVVMPVFYCITPSNIRQYAVTRFSETTLFFDELVPFMNTLQDASYLSGWDLSNYSNESKVVKEIVSQVLKNLDNKYLPLPDFQVGLEPRAEKSIRFLRQNTRGVCLVGIWGMGGIGKSTIAKVIYNDLCYEFENQSFLANIREVWEKDRGRIDLQEQFLSDILKTRKIKVLSVEQGKTMIKQQLRAKRILAVLDDVSELEQFDALCQRNSVGPGSIIIITTRDLRVLNILEVDFIYEAEELNASESLELFCKHAFRKAIPTQDFLILSRDVVAYCGGIPLALEVLGSYLFKRKKQEWRSVLSKLEKIPNDQIHEILKISFDGLKDRMEKNIFLDVCCFFIVLIERSLIKVEKNKKLGMHALLRDMGREIVRESSPEEPEKHTRLWCHEDVVNVLADYTGTKAIEGLVMKLPKTNRVCFDTIAFEKMIRLRLLQLDNVQVIGDYKCFPKHLRWLSWQGFPLKYTPENFYQKNLVAMELKHSNLAQVWKKPQLIEGLKILNLSHSKNLKRTPDFSKLPNLEKLIMKDCQSLLEVHPSIGDLKNLLMLNLKDCTSLGNLPREIYQLRRVETLILSGCSKIDKLEEDIVQMESLTTLMAANTGVKQPPFSIVRSKSIGYISLCGYEGLSHHVFPSLIRSWISPTMNSLPRIPPFGGMSKSLFSLDIDSNNLALVSQSQILNSCSRLRSVSVQCDSEIQLKQEFGRFLDDLYDAGLTEMRTSHALQISNLTMRSLLFGIGSCHIVINTLRKSLSQGLATNFGDSFLPGDNYPSWLAYKGEGPSVLFQVPEDRDSCMKGIALCVLYSSTPENLATESLASVLIINYTKFTMQIYKRDTIMSFNDEDWQGIVSNLGVGNNLEIFVAIGHGFTVKETAVYLIYDQSIATEVEPSSTIEVDPSTSTNIEPLYEVEVQSSLSVKLEASIEEQLQPSLDVKTEPSAEEDVQPSPNVKTEPSAEEEVQPSPNVKMEPSLVVKNEPLPNTNRKIFTRLAKRVGECLCMNQNVYA, from the exons ATGGATATGCGAAATCCTCGATCGAAACCCCAAAGCAAATGGACATACGATGTGTTCATCAATTTCAGGGGGGCAGACACTCGTAAGACGTTCATTTCTCATCTCTATACTGCTCTCACAAATGCTGGAATCAATACTTTTCTTGATAATGAAAATCTTCAAAAGGGAAAGGAGCTGGGACCAGAATTAATTCGAGCAATACAAGGTTCTCAGATAGCCATCGttgttttctccaaaaactACGTTCATTCTAGATGGTGTCTCAGTGAACTCAAACAAATCATGGAATGCAAAGCAAATGATGGTCAGGTTGTTATGCCAGTATTTTATTGTATTACCCCTTCGAATATACGTCAATATGCTGTCACAAGATTTTCTGAGACAACACTGTTCTTTGATGAGTTAGTTCCATTTATGAATACACTCCAGGATGCTTCGTATTTGTCTGGTTGGGATTTGAGTAATTACAG TAATGAAAGCAAAGTTGTGAAGGAAATTGTTTCCCAAGTTTTGAAAAATCTAGACAATAAATACTTACCTCTGCCAGATTTTCAAGTTGGATTAGAACCCCGTGCGGAAAAGTCGATTCGATTTTTAAGACAAAATACAAGAGGAGTTTGTTTAGTAGGGATTTGGGGGATGGGGGGGATTGGCAAAAGCACTATTGCCAAAGTCATCTACAATGATCTTTGTTatgaatttgaaaatcaaaGCTTCCTTGCTAATATTAGAGAAGTTTGGGAGAAAGATAGGGGCAGAATCGATTTACAAGAACAATTTCTTTCAGATATCCTCAAAACAAGAAAGATAAAGGTGCTTAGTGTTGAGCAAGGAAAAACTATGATCAAGCAACAACTTCGCGCAAAACGCATACTTgctgtacttgatgatgttagTGAGCTTGAACAATTTGATGCACTCTGCCAACGAAATAGTGTTGGTCCAGGAAGTATAATAATCATCACAACCAGAGATCTGCGTGTACTTAATATCCTTGAAGTTGATTTTATCTATGAAGCAGAGGAATTGAATGCTAGTGAGTCCCTTGAGCTTTTCTGTAAACATGCTTTTCGGAAGGCGATTCCAACACAAGACTTCCTTATTCTCTCAAGAGATGTAGTTGCCTATTGTGGTGGAATACCACTAGCTCTTGAAGTCCTTGGATCTTACTTGTTCAAGAGGAAAAAACAAGAGTGGCGGAGTGTATTATCAAAGCTAGAAAAGATACCCAATGATCAAATACACGAGATACTAAAAATAAGCTTTGATGGTTTAAAGGATCGTATGGAAAAGAATATATTTCTTGATGTCTGCTGTTTCTTTATCG TGTTGATAGAGAGAAGCCTCATAAAagttgaaaagaataaaaagcTTGGAATGCATGCTTTGCTACGAGACATGGGAAGGGAAATTGTTCGTGAAAGTTCACCGGAGGAGCCTGAAAAGCATACCCGATTGTGGTGCCATGAGGACGTAGTTAATGTACTGGCAGACTATACC GGAACAAAAGCCATCGAGGGATTGGTTATGAAGTTGCCAAAGACCAATAGAGTTTGCTTTGATACAATTgcttttgagaaaatgattagATTGAGATTGTTGCAACTTGATAATGTACAAGTCATCGGAGATTACAAGTGTTTTCCAAAGCATCTGAGATGGCTTTCTTGGCAAGGATTTCCATTAAAATACACCCCAGAAAACTTTTATCAGAAAAATCTAGTAGCTATGGAGTTAAAACACAGTAATCTCGCACAAGTCTGGAAGAAGCCTCAG ttGATAGAGGGGCTGAAGATCCTAAATCTCAGTCATTCTAAGAACTTGAAAAGAACCCCTGACTTTTCAAAATTACCAAACCTAGAAAAGCTAATTATGAAGGATTGTCAAAGTTTGCTGGAGGTACACCCGTCCATTGGAGATCTCAAGAATCTTCTTATGTTAAATTTGAAGGACTGTACGAGTCTTGGCAATCTCCCAAGAGAGATCTATCAATTGAGAAGAGTGGAAACTCTCATCCTTTCTGGTTGTTCAAAGATTGACAAATTGGAAGAAGATATAGTGCAAATGGAATCCTTGACAACTCTAATGGCAGCAAATACTGGAGTCAAACAACCACCATTTTCGATAGTGAGATCAAAAAGCATTGGATATATATCTCTATGTGGATATGAAGGATTATCACATCATGTTTTTCCTTCTCTCATTAGGTCTTGGATATCACCAACAATGAATTCCTTACCACGCATTCCCCCTTTTGGTGGCATGTCAAAGTCTCTTTTTTCCTTGGATATAGATAGCAATAATCTGGCTTTGGTCTCTCAATCACAAATACTTAACAGTTGTTCAAGACTTAGAAGTGTTTCGGTACAATGTGATTCAGAGATTCAACTGAAGCAAGAATTCGGAAGATTTCTTGATGATCTATATGATGCAGGTCTTACTGAAATGAGAACATCACATGCATTACAAATTTCGAATCTTACCATGAGATCCCTTTTGTTTGGTATCGGAAGTTGCCACATTGTCATCAACACTCTTCGCAAGAGCTTATCACAG GGATTGGCAACCAATTTTGGTGATTCTTTCCTTCCGGGTGACAATTATCCTTCTTGGCTAGCCTATAAAGGTGAAGGACCTTCAGTACTTTTCCAAGTGCCCGAGGATCGTGATTCTTGCATGAAGGGAATAGCTTTATGCGTTCTTTATTCATCAACACCTGAAAATTTGGCAACTGAAAGTCTCGCTAGCGTCTTGATCATTAATTACACAAAATTCACTATGCAGATTTACAAACGAGACACAATAATGTCGTTTAATGATGAAGATTGGCAAGGCATAGTGTCAAATTTAGGAGTTGGTAACAATTTGGAGATTTTTGTAGCTATTGGGCATGGATTTACTGTTAAGGAAACTGCTGTTTATCTAATATATGATCAATCTATTGCTACGGAAGTTGAGCCTTCAAGTACTATTGAAGTTGACCCATCAACTAGCACAAATATTGAGCCATTGTATGAAGTGGAAGTGCAATCATCACTTAGTGTGAAATTGGAGGCATCGATCGAAGAGCAACTACAACCATCACTTGATGTGAAAACAGAGCCATCAGCTGAAGAGGATGTGCAACCATCTCCTAATGTGAAAACAGAACCATCAGCTGAAGAGGAAGTACAACCATCACCCAATGTGAAAATGGAACCATCACTTGTTGTCAAGAATGAACCATTACCAAACACAAATAGAAAAATCTTTACAAGACTTGCAAAGAGAGTGGGagaatgtttatgcatgaaccAGAATGTTTATGCTTAA
- the LOC112417194 gene encoding putative F-box protein At3g16210: MEISFASATVKVSNHIYDDVAFVILSKLPLKSLFRFRCVRKSWSLLFENPYFMDMFRRIFLSKNHSYYNDTSLLLHDEYMLYSLFGERFENRVKLDWPNPYGEQFDFNIYGCASVNGILCIEDAGRIEGIHCIEELGRVVLWNPTTGEFKVTPPSPSAFESPCWDPMIDLHGFGYDQVRDDYKVIRI; encoded by the coding sequence ATGGAGATATCATTTGCTTCAGCGACAGTAAAGGTTAGCAATCACATATATGATGACGTTGCCTTCGTCATTCTGTCTAAATTACCTCTCAAATCTTTGTTTCGATTTCGTTGTGTGCGTAAATCATGGTCTCTCTTATTTGAAAACCCTTATTTCATGGACATGTtccgaagaatttttttatctaaGAATCATTCTTATTACAATGATACATCTCTCCTCTTGCATGATGAGTACATGTTGTATTCTCTTTTCGGGGAGAGGTTCGAGAATAGGGTCAAATTAGATTGGCCAAATCCGTATGGAGagcaatttgattttaatatttatggTTGTGCTAGTGTTAATGGTATTCTTTGTATTGAAGACGCTGGGAGAATTGAGGGCATTCATTGCATTGAAGAATTAGGGAGAGTCGTATTGTGGAATCCAACTACTGGTGAATTCAAAGTCACTCCTCCTAGTCCCTCTGCGTTTGAATCTCCATGTTGGGATCCCATGATTGATCTTCATGGATTTGGTTATGACCAAGTTAGAGATGACTATAAGGTAATTCGCATATAA
- the LOC112417192 gene encoding uncharacterized protein, with protein sequence MWKAARCTTMIEFNKAMENLKNINEAAWKEMSEHSVGSWSRAGFSTYTCCDLQVKNMCGAFNSAIVDIREYVVISLVDGLKMYITDRIVKLRDYMLRYDGEICPMINKLLDNCKKEAKGWSPNWCGDRDYARFTVYNGTDSYAVNLGENTCACRKWDLSGIPCPHAIACIWYNKKNPDDYVAHWYRKSTFLDTYNNLILPSNGPKLWPQVDLPPILPPYVRRAPSRPKKQRKKGNDEKVKHSQSGAGSSSNSKSVPKRNQHSLKCGRCGELGHNVRTCYGKQLGDRMLAPGENQVQTVMCFTVMC encoded by the exons ATGTGGAAAGCTGCTAGGTGTACTACAATGATTGAATTTAACAAGGCAATGGAGAATTTGAAGAACATTAATGAAGCTGCTTGGAAGGAGATGAGTGAGCATTCTGTAGGTAGTTGGTCAAGGGCTGGGTTTAGTACTTATACTTGTTGTGATCTACAAGTAAAAAATATGTGCGGGGCATTTAATAGTGCAATAGTTGATATAAGAGAGTATGTTGTTATATCTCTTGTTGATGGGCTGAAAATGTATATCACAGATAGGATAGTAAAACTTAGAGATTATATGTTGAGGTATGATGGTGAAATTTGTCCAATGATTAACAAGCTGTTGGATAATTGTAAGAAGGAAGCTAAGGGCTGGTCTCCAAATTGGTGTGGAGATAGGGACTATGCTAGATTTACTGTTTATAATGGCACTGACTCATATGCTGTGAATCTTGGAGAAAATACATGTGCCTGCAGGAAATGGGATCTGTCTGGCATACCTTGTCCACATGCAATTGCTTGCATATGGTATAATAAGAAAAATCCAGATGACTATGTGGCTCATTGGTACAG GAAATCTACTTTTTTGGATACTTACAACAACCTCATACTGCCTTCTAATGGACCAAAATTATGGCCACAAGTTGACCTTCCACCCATCTTGCCTCCATATGTTAGAAGGGCACCAAGTAGGCccaaaaaacaaaggaaaaaaggtAATGATGAGAAGGTGAAACATTCTCAATCTGGTGCTGGTAGTAGTAGCAATAGTAAATCTGTGCCCAAAAGAAACCAACATAGTCTCAAGTGTGGAAGGTGTGGTGAGCTTGGTCATAATGTTAGGACATGCTATGGTAAACAACTTGGTGATAGGATGCTTGCACCAGGGGAGAATCAGGTACAAACTGTAATGTGTTTTACTGTAATGTGTTAA
- the LOC11419888 gene encoding F-box/kelch-repeat protein At3g06240, whose amino-acid sequence MTDGDWEETWKDGYHSSLWEIYSLKRNSWRKVDIDMPTQYNSGVGVQVYMDGVCHWWSESDEVYLVSFELINEVFVKTPIPSNMDDNDIDSRILFRHLNVLNGSIVWISNYAETGTFHISILGEVGVKESWTKLFIVGPMRDIEHPIGIGKKGDIFFRKKDNEQICLNLST is encoded by the coding sequence ATGACCGACGGAGATTGGGAGGAGACATGGAAAGATGGATATCACTCTtccttgtgggagatatattctCTAAAAAGGAATTCTTGGAGAAAAGTTGATATAGATATGCCTACACAATATAATAGTGGTGTGGGTGTTCAAGTGTACATGGATGGAGTGTGTCACTGGTGGAGTGAAAGTGATGAAGTTTATTTGGTGTCATTTGAATTGATCAATGAGGTCTTTGTGAAAACACCCATACCTTCAAATATGGATGATAATGATATTGATTCTAGAATATTGTTTAGACACTTGAATGTGTTAAATGGATCAATTGTATGGATTTCAAATTATGCAGAGACTGGTACTTTCCACATATCAATTTTAGGTGAAGTTGGGGTCAAAGAGTCATGGACCAAACTCTTTATTGTAGGTCCTATGCGTGACATTGAACATCCTATTGGTATTGGCAAGAAGGGCGATATATTCTTcagaaaaaaagataatgagcaaatttgtttaaatttaagCACCTAG
- the LOC112417232 gene encoding uncharacterized protein: protein MKWVDKGLVKAGESSGPRQEKKIPEKNALKATEDHPLKSLKIRFRYNGYFSGDPELEYKRGDTYEYGGTWALGEVNLINLDKLVRELGVKGNYTVWYVVVGGQLKDGLKAIKTLRDVVRFISEYKDEKSVTFYLEHLDVTELDARYEDEEHSYSPFESDSGTDPEFVAAEGDEPESDSVDGVSLNDSDYDEGFDWTDVLPDQLINPAPVVTSYVPSLGASERSKNSDATRLEDFYDENGDSSDLDSICSSDEDTGSGKPKLHKFKLSDEIKFLKGQVFSSSELIRTSVREFALQQRKNIYVQKSERNRVVVKCDEGCPFYMRFSKAPPKTYFILITYNPDHKCHYGGRTRLIGTTLLAKKLIPLLKLTPHMRIKKLKDACKERWGVMLSSYQLYRAKKKALELIHGAIDEQYSHLRNYAEELLRSNPGSSVLIKCKDSDAGPVFERIYVCFYACKRAFATTCRPLIGLDGCFLKGRDGGHLLAAIGKDGNNQMLPIAFAVVEAETKDSWD, encoded by the exons atgaagtggGTCGATAAAGGCTTGGTGAAAGCTGGTGAAAGCTCTGGTCCTCGACAAGAGAAGAAGATTCCTGAGAAGAATGCCTTAAA GGCTACTGAGGACCACCCACTGAAGTCACTGAAGATAAGGTTTAGATACAATGGTTACTTTAGTGGGGATCCTGAGTTGGAATACAAAAGGGGTGATACCTATGAGTATGGGGGCACGTGGGCCTTAGGTGAAGTTAACCTAATTAACTTGGACAAGCTGGTGAGAGAGTTAGGTGTAAAGGGGAACTATACTGTCTGGTATGTTGTGGTTGGTGGACAGCTTAAAGATGGTCTTAAAGCAATTAAAACCCTTAGGGATGTGGTAAGGTTCATAAGTGAGTATAAAGATGAGAAGAGTGTGACTTTTTACTTGGAACATCTTGATGTAACTGAGCTTGATGCAAGATATGAGGATGAGGAGCATTCATATTCCCCTTTTGAATCTGATAGTGGAACAGATCCTGAGTTTGTAGCAGCTGAAGGTGATGAACCTGAAAGTGATAGTGTTGATGGGGTGTCTCTGAATGATAGTGACTATGATGAGGGCTTTGACTGGACAGATGTGTTGCCTGACCAACTAATAAATCCTGCACCTGTGGTTACTTCATATGTTCCATCTTTGGGGGCTTCTGAAAGATCAAAGAATTCTGATGCAacaagacttgaagatttttatgATGAGAATGGAGATTCATCTGATTTAGATAGCATCTGCTCTTCTGATGAGGATACTGGATCTGGTAAGCCAAAATTACATAAGTTCAAGTTGTCtgatgaaattaaatttttgaaagggCAAGTATTCTCATCTTCTGAACTAATTAGGACATCTGTTAGAGAATTTGCTTTGCaacaaaggaaaaatatttatgttcaGAAAAGTGAGAGGAACAGAGTTGTGGTTAAGTGTGATGAGGGTTGTCCATTTTACATGAGGTTTAGCAAGGCTCCACCTAAAACatactttattttaattacttataACCCTGATCATAAGTGTCATTACGGTGGGAGAACTAGATTGATTGGGACCACTTTGTTGGCTAAGAAGTTGATACCACTCCTGAAACTCACACCTCATATGAGGATAAAGAAATTGAAGGACGCTTGTAAAGAAAGGTGGGGGGTGATGTTAAGTAGTTATCAGTTATATAGGGCTAAGAAGAAGGCTTTAGAACTTATCCATGGTGCCATAGATGAGCAATATTCGCATCTGAGAAACTATGCTGAGGAATTGTTGAGGAGCAATCCTGGAAGCAGTGTTTTGATTAAGTGTAAAGATAGTGATGCTGGGCCTGTTTTTGAGagaatatatgtttgtttttatgcTTGCAAGAGGGCATTTGCAACTACTTGTAGACCATTAATTGGTCTAGATGGGTGTTTTTTGAAAGGAAGAGATGGAGGACACTTATTAGCAGCAATTGGGAAAGATGGCAACAATCAAATGTTACCAATTGCATTTGCAGTAGTGGAAGCTGAGACAAAGGATTCATGGGACTAG